Proteins encoded in a region of the Triticum urartu cultivar G1812 unplaced genomic scaffold, Tu2.1 TuUngrouped_contig_4471, whole genome shotgun sequence genome:
- the LOC125527878 gene encoding phosphatidylinositol transfer protein PDR17-like, whose protein sequence is MFRKKQASHFDSDDAEQRQAKIKELRAALGSLSSRGEKYCDEACLIRYLDARNWNVDKSRKMLKESLKWRATKRPEDIRWPDVSVEAETGKMYRATFTDREGRTVVVMRPAKQNTSSHEGQLQYLVYTLENAVLSLPEGHDKMVWLIDFTGWTLAHATPFKTARDCMNVLQNHYPERLSIAFLFNPPKVFEASFKVLKVLVDPKSAQKLNFVYKENEESMKTMYNHIDPEVLPAEFGGKNNAVYNHEDYSKLMTKDDIKTASFWAADVNHVINVDSVPEVKPQPSLIVAKAS, encoded by the exons ATGTTTCGGAAAAAGCAAGCTTCTCATTTCGATTCAGATGATGCTGAACAGAGACAAGCAAAG ATCAAGGAACTAAGAGCTGCTCTTGGGTCTTTATCTAGCCGTGGAGAAAAATATTGCGATGAAGCATGCTTGATAAGATATCTCGACGCCCGCAACTGGAATGTTGACAAGTCTAGAAAAATGCTGAAAGAAAGTCTCAAGTGGAGGGCAACTAAGAGACCTGAGGATATTCGCTGg CCGGATGTTTCCGTTGAAGCAGAAACAGGTAAAATGTACAGGGCAACTTTCACAGATAGAGAGGGCAGAACTGTGGTTGTAATGAGACCCGCAAAGCAG AATACATCGTCTCACGAAGGGCAGTTGCAATATCTTGTATATACCTTGGAGAATGCAGTCCTCAGCCTGCCTGAAGGTCATGACAAAATGGTGTGGCTGATAGACTTCACAGGATGGACACTGGCCCATGCGACCCCCTTCAAGACTGCCAGAGACTGTATGAATGTCCTGCAAAACCATTACCCGGAGAGGCTTTCAATTGCGTTTCTGTTCAATCCGCCCAAAGTATTTGAGGCTTCTTTCAAG GTTCTCAAAGTACTGGTTGACCCGAAATCAGCCCAGAAGCTGAACTTTGTGTACAAGGAGAACGAagagagcatgaagacaatgtaCAACCACATTGATCCAGAAGTCCTTCCTGCGGAGTTTGGAGGGAAGAACAATGCCGTGTACAACCATGAAGATTACTCCAAGTTGATGACAAAGGATGACATCAAAACGGCAAGCTTTTGGGCAGCAGATGTTAACCATGTCATCAACGTGGACTCGGTTCCTGAGGTTAAGCCGCAGCCGTCACTAATTGTTGCTAAAGCGAGTTGA